Below is a genomic region from Neovison vison isolate M4711 chromosome 9, ASM_NN_V1, whole genome shotgun sequence.
ctctggttCTAAAGCCTCTGAGTTAGAGTAGCCATCTGTCCCTGAACCATACCCAAACATGGCCTTAGGCAGGCAGGGCAAATTAAGACTTCATTGTGGTTAACGCAGGGCAAGGGGAGCAAGGGAAGCCAAGGcagggtgggagaggagaggcaggcctTGTCCCAGTTCTACCTCACCAATCTTTAGGTATTATAGTCAAAGCTCAAGCTGTTATAAGGTACAAAGCAGTTGGCCAAGAGCACAGAAGCATGACTGTACTTCTCTTCTTCCCTGCATCTGTGAGATGACAGCTTTCAAGCACCCGGATAGGGACCACTTTTTGCCCTGAGTCGGGTAAGCATGACCACCCACTGAGGCATGGGagttggggagcagggagggagaggaactcAGAGCAGGGGCTCAGAAGCCAGAGGTTAAAACTAATTCCTGAGAGCGATGGTCACCTCCATAGCCTTCAGGGTCTTGGTCTGCTTATGAAGGAGGGTGTTTAGCTGGAAAGTTCTGGAACTGAAGGGAAGCTGGGGGTTCGGCTGTCCAGGGAGGTAGGAGGAGCTGGATAAATGTTCTTAGCAACAGTCTACTGCGGACCTCACTGGTACTTTACTCTTACAGGTACTCATGCCAACAGAAGCCTGCACCCCTCACCCTAACTGCAGTTTGCAGGCCCTAAAATCATCTCCCTCTAGCATTCTCTCACCCTGCCTGGGCAGTGCCTAGCCAAGGGCTGATCCATGCCCAATACTTCTAGCTAGCCTGTTGCCTGCTTCAAATCCTGCCTCAGCAGCTGGACTGTTCCTGGGAAACTGGCGAAGCAGTCACAAGAAGAGATTTTGGCCTCTCCAAGAAGTTCTCATAGTGGCACTGTaggggggtggaggagggcgCATGGGCTGAGTGGATAGGGGCAGcccggagccagccaggcagttttattgaaatatttttaaataatttgcacGTGTTAGTCTCATGTATCAGCAATGCTTTGTCTGGTTCAGTGATCGCCcatgggagagcaggcccaggggCTAGATAGGAAATGTTCTGTCCCTTGAGTCCATGCTGAGGTTCCCCTACATGGGGAGAACAGCCGGTCAGCCCTGTCAGGGCTGGCACTGTCCAACGTGTGCTCTGTCCTCACAGGGCATCCTGAAGGCCAAAGCTGGAGGCCAGAGACCACAGGCCCCACTGCTAAGAGCGCGCCCCGGGCAGCTGCAGGCCGGGTGTGGGAGGCTTGGCATGGTGCCCTCGGTGGCAGAGGAGACTGCCCGCCTCACAGTTCAGGTTGCGGTAGCGGGCAACAGCTGGTGTGGGGCGGGGGCACATGGACAGGAAGCCAAAGCTGAAAGGGCCAAGACAGCAGCCAGGGCAGGGCAGCCCCTCATCAGACTCCCGGGGAGCTGAAGGGGGTGGCGAGGGTTCTGTCCGCTCCAGGGCTGCCGCCCGGGGCAGGCTATGCTGAGCCCGGTTCCACGGCTCCCCAGCCCAGCCTTGTGGGGAGTTCACCACCACAGCTGGGGGGTTGTTGTTAAGGGCAGGTCCTGATCTAGGGGACCAGGGCTGGGAGGCCGAGGAACAAGTGCTGATGAAGTTGTCTGTGGCCACGgccaggggcagctggggagcTGGTCCTGGGGGTTCTGGCTCAGGGCTACTGCCCTCACACTCCATTCTTTCTTCAGACGAGGGGCCCATACTGGGAGGGCCAGGACCTGGCAGTGCTGTCTCCATACGTCGGGGGAGCTCAGGGGATGATGGGAGCGAACGGCAGCGACGGGCAGGTGTCCCAGGCTGGATGAGGGTCTCTGGAGTGGTCACCAAGGGCAGCTGCGAGGAgggcagtggtgatggtggaaCAAGGGGCAGGGGGGTAACTGGCTTGCTAGGTGTGTCCAACAGCTTGATCTTGCCTCCCCGGAGGTCTTCCCGGAGTGAGAAGGGATTGACTCGAGTCAGATTGTCCCCCCAGCTGGGGGGTGAGTCTGGTGATGGGGGCAGGAAGAGGTCTGATCGGCTTCGGGAAAGCCGAGGGTCTGGCCTAGGAAGGGTGGCAGAGGGACCCCCTCTTGAAACAGACCCTGTAGACAGAGAAGTCTGTGGTTACTGTTCTCAGCGTTGATCATGGCTCCTTGAGGCCTCATTATTCACCAGGAGGCTGGTGGGACTACAGCTTACAAAAGGGAGTCCCACTGGGTATTTTAGACAAGGGGAGATGTCACCTCTAGCTCTccttcacctctcctttccttcttcccctctcttggttctagaattttaaaatattttatttaagatgtcCTTTCACAACCCCCGCCCCAACCTTCTCAACTAATAAATACATTTAGTCTTAATCCCTTGAGTTCTAAGGAAGAGGCAAAAAGAGTTTAGCTGTGTCAAGGTCATGCTCACTTACTCTGATTGTGTGTCAGGGAAGCTCTGGTGAGGGGGGCTGGCTCAGGCAGCTGCTCCAGGATCCATTCCAGATGCTGGGTGATTTCAGTGAAGGGAGCACGAGTGCTAGGTTCCATCTGATGGGTAGAGACAGGGATAGCTTCACTCAGTGCTCCAAAAGAGAGTCCCTACATTTTCTTCCCACCACCTGGAGCAGGAAAGCCTTGCAGCTGATagatgggggtggtgggcagggagagagaggctctTACACTGCAGCAGTGGATGGCCAGGAGCAGGAAGGGCAGTGGGCAGTCATCCCCTACCAGGGTCCGGAAAGCAGGCACATCCAGGCCAAAGTCctgcagggacagagagaaggggccTTCAAGTCAGCCTTCCTTGGGTTCTCCTTCTAACCCCAATCAGGACCTTAACCTCCAGGGAACCCTCCTCAGTTATAAGCTGCCCAGTCTGGAGCTCCCCCTTTTCGAAACTGGAGACATTATTCACCTCAGTTCGGGGTAGGTAATCTGGGTCCGCAGGTACTCGTGCAATGAGCTCACAGAGAACAATACCAAAGGCAAAGACATCGGcctggggggaggagagaatgtCAACGGGAGGAACTGATGGTTTTCATGTCAGAATTTTGTCAGAATTTGGGGGAAGTCAGGATAGTTTCATGAATTGGAGGGGTCCCTATGAGGGGGCAAGGGAGGATTTGGGGGTCTCCTCTAAATATTCAATATGGCTATTGAAGAACTTGGGATGGGGCCCTATGAAAGTATCGCAAGGGTCTCTGGAAGGCCTTGGAATCTGAAGGATTGATGTCTTACCTTCTCATCATACAGCTCACCCCGCAACACCTCTGGAGCCATCCAGTAAGGTGAACCTACCACAGCCAATGGCTCCTTTCTTGCCCCTTCCctgcaggggtaggggcagagtgATCAGAGACATCCCACTCAGATAACCCCCCTAAACAAAAGGGGATGAGgtcagccccctccccactccaaagGATATGTCTCTGGGGGCTTCATTTAGATAGGGACCTTCTAGAAAGTTTGGGGGGGGTACAAGGGCATTCACCTCACCTATACACAGGAATCTTTTCAGCCAGCCCGAAGTCACCCACAACAGCCGTGAAGCCTCGGTCTTCCCGTCGGATCAGACAGTTCTGATATACATACAGCATCCCCACACACCCATcaccttctgttttctgttctccCAATATATACCCCAAAGCCCTGTCACTCCAGAGTAACTCCAACCCCCTCTGATCTCGGTTCTCCAGTGCACCCCAATCTTTAAACATCATCACTCCAAATATAGCATGGTACTCTGCCCCTCAGAGCTCCCCGTCATCCCAGTCCCCATTCTCCAGGGCCTTGCTACTCTGGACATCCTAACATGTCTACTATCCACACTCCAATCCACACTTGAATCCCCTTTCATGCCTCCACCCACCTGGCCAGCCTACCTTGGATGTTAGGTCTCGGTGGAATACACCTTTGGCATGCAGGTACCGCAGGCCCCGGGCAATGTCCAGAGCCAGGCGGAGCCTGACTGGCCAGGACAGGGGTTCTGGGGAGCTGAGCAGCTGTTCCAGGGTCCCCCCATTCATATACTGGGGTACAGGGGGAGAAGGGGAATCAACGTCAGGGTTTCCGCCTGTACTCTACGTCTCCCACTTATAGGCCAGGGGACACTAAGGAGGATCACAAAGGTCAGAAGGGGGAAGTCTGTGCTCTAGAGTCTCCCACTCACGTTCTAGGGCTGTCCTTCCAAGACATGTGCAactatttaaattattaagtttaaataaaattaaacatttagttCCTCAGTCATATTTCTACTGGTCATATTTCTACTGCTCCCTAGCCACATGTAGctgcagaacattttcatcactgcagaaagttctactggacagTACTTGTTAAAGCGCATATAGAAAATGTGACCAATGGAGGAATTTTATTTGTGGTTAGCCCAAAGGGAAGTTCAGGGAAGCCTCTCATGGGAGGGGGTCCTGCTGCCTTTCATTATTCCTTAGCAAATGCACTGGGCGCTGACACTCACTCCCCTTGGTGATGGTGGGGGTCCCCTCTTTCCTGGCCCATCCTCACCTCTGTAAGAGCGTGCAGCTGCCCCTGGTGCACACAGACCCCCATGAACCTGGAAGAGGATGAAGAAGATAGGAGGGTAGGCTTTAAGAGTCCAGGCCCCTCTGCAGTTCCCACTTTTCCCGCGggatctttccttttctcccagcAAGCTTCTCAGCTAGCGGCTGGGGCCTCTCACCTTAGGATGTTGGGGTGTCGGAGCCGGTTCATCAGCTGCACCTCCCGTAGCGTGTTTCCCCTGTTACTGGGGAGTCTGTTCATTTTCAGCACCATGACTTGCCCTGACTGTCGGTGCCTAACCTGGGGGCGGCATAGGCTGGCGAGTCCCGGGCAGATATGCCAGGTCGCGCGGGTCGTCCGGGTCTGGGCCCCTTAGCTCCAGCCTCGCGTCTAAGGCTCGGTCCCGCCCATCTGCCCTCTCTGCTGATCCTACCTTGTAGACCTCAGAGAAGAAGCCGGCCCCGATCTTCTCCGCGCAGTGGAAATCGTCCACGCGCGCCAGGCTGGAGACGGCGCTGCGGAGAGCCCGGTAGGAGGAGGGGCGGCCCCGGCCCGGGCCTCCACCCGTACTCCCCGGTCCCGGGGGCCCCTCCCCCGGCGCTTCTCCcggccctggcccagggccccgCAGTGGGGGCCGTTCCCCGGCCATGGCCGGGCCCCCAGCCCGGGCCTGCCTCACATGGCAGGGTCCCCGGGGCCCGGGCAGGCCGCGCTTGCCATGGGCGTGCGCCGAGCCCGATCCGGGACGCCGGAGCTCCCGCTCCCGCCCTGGAGAATGGAAGATCCGCGGCAGGTCTTGGGCCCGCCCCCGCCGCGCCGGTTTTCAGGGCCCGGGTAGACGCCGCTCCGCTTCGCTCTGCgcagggcctgggcctgggcctgggccggGCTGTGGCGGTGGCTCTCCTGGGCGCCGGCGGGCAGGCGGGCGGGCTCCCCGCAGGCGGAGGCGGGCTGGCGGGCGGGCTGGCGACCGCTGCTCCGCTTCGCCGCTGGGGCTCAGGCTCCGCGGCCTGCCGGGGGCGGGGCTGAGCCGGGCCTCCGCTTAACTCCTTCCAGCCCGGCCCACGGGCAGCGGCCACGCCCCCTCAGGTACGCAACCCCCAACCGGTGGCCGCGACACCCTAGGCGTGTGGGTCCGGGACGTCGGGACCAAATAAGTTCAGGCCCGAGCTGAATAACTGAAGGAAATTATGGGCTGATTGTGCGTACGCGCAGCTCAAACGTCTTTTAGCTGCCCTGGGagtcctttctctcctcccaccctcAGGCCACTGTTTGAGGAAAGCCGGGCTCAGGAAGCCGCCGGATTCCTGGACTCCGACGGCCAGCAGGGCAGAAAAGTAGACCCTTCACGGCCAGCCACAATCGGAGGTAGCCCAGCAACCTGCCTACCTGCCTGGTCTCCGCTCTGGCCCAGCCTGCCCATTTCCCAGGTCTCGACCCCAACACCTCTGGATTCCCTGACACTTTCCCCTTCTCGGGCGGTGGTGATGCCTCAGGCCTATATAGTGAGCCCGCGGCCCGCCCGTGCCTGGTGTGGCCCCACACCTCCTTATTCCATCCCGCCTCCCTCGAATAAAGTTCTAAAGAAGAAAGGTGTATCCGCCCGGTGACCACCCAGCCTGAACCTTCCTCTTACTCTTTCCTCCAAACGGCCCTATCTCTCTGCAGAGAAGCCTCCACCTGCCCGGAAGCCCCGCCTTCCGTGGGATTCCGCCCCCTCGGCAAAAACCCGCCCCTCCGGGAGACTTCCCTTCGGAGACCCCTCTCCTCCTTAGTGAGACCCTCCCTTCAGAGGGACCATTCCTCAATACGATACTGCCACCGTCAGTGTGTGCCAGAACCCCTCAGTGCGACACCCTTCTGTCTGTTCCTCCCACACAATGAGACCCCACCTCTCGGAGTGACTCCACGGGTCATTGTGACCCCGCCTTTCAACGTGACTCCTCCCCTCAGTGTGGCCCAGCCCTTATCTGTGTGACCTCTCTCAGGAGGTTCCGCTCTCCACCAAGTAGGAATCTGGTCTGCCCCCTCAGGCTAGAGGAGAAGCTGCAGctggtctcttttttttaagggggcGCTGGGCCCTGAATGCGCACGCGCTGCGCACAGCCGTCCCCAAACGCTTCCGGTTCTCCGCTGGCGAAATAGCCAATTATCGCCAGGGATGAGTGACGTCTCTGGATCGGACGGACGCCTACCGGGCAAGCTATTATGGGCGGCACTGAGCAGCTCGCCACCTAGCGGCGGAATGGAGGGCGGCGGGAGTGGGCGCTGCAAGTTTCCGGAGCCAAACGCGCTGGGATAGAGCTTGAGGGAGCAAGGCTGAATTCTTATAAAAAATTCTCACTTAAGactgaattcttttaaaaaattctcaagtactgcatttctatttttgtggTAAGATGGAAAGGAAATTTATACAAGCCCAGTCCGCATCCGTGTGGGTGCTCGCCTTCTGACAAGAATCCTGTTTATGAGAGTTGGAGCCGAGTTCTATTTAATTGTCCAATTTTATTGAGTAGAGAAAAAACCAGTCTTAGATTACAAACGGTGCCCCAGGGTGGAGAGAAGGCTAGAGGCTGTGCCCATGCACTGTGCAACTGAAGGTTTCTCACAGGTTTGGAGAGAGAATGGGCAAGATTCACGGTCTTTCTAGAGCCCGTGGAGCCAGGCCAGTCTTGAGAACAACATGCCTGGGCTTTGTGCCTCATACTCATTCTTCCAGAGACCATTCGGTCTCAGCAAAACAAACTCATTCATTATCTTAATGTTAGCATCCACAACTACTTAATTTGTAAGTTTGGTTTCTATAGCTGTTTGAGATCTATAAACACTAGCACTTTATGCTTCACTTTGTTAAAATagtattataataatttaattcaCTTATATCTGATCCTTTATCTAAATTTGAAAGTTACTGTTGTTGGTGGTAATAACTCTAAGCAGAGGAGCCGGGATCCTGTTCTAGAAAGATCATTGTGGTTGTTGTATGGAAGCAACGAGACTTGCCAATGCTGGAGTCAGGAGAGGATGAGAGACTGAACTAGGATAGGGATaatagggaaggagaggaggaaacagtcaACTAATATTGGAAAACTTGCTGATTGATTTAGTATCCAGAGTCAGTtcaggggagagaaggagcatcagccagtactttttttttttttttttttaagattgtaattttttatttgagagagagagagagaatacggttaggggtgggcagaggtggtgggggaagcctgatgcaggggctccagcccagtgacctgagcggaaggcagatgcttaaccaactgagccagccaggcaggcaccctggCCAAGACCATTTTTATGTTTGTAGCTTAGATGACTGTATGATATCAACTGGGATAAAGAACCCAGAAGGAAAAAAGGTTGGGTGGGGGAAGACAGATGATTGCCATAAGGAAAGGGGTGATGATAAAGGAAACTTTGAAGGCAGAAGCCATCATCCAGTTAGGGTGTACAGAGGAGAAATGGGCTGGCAAGAATCCTGGGGAACACCAACATTAAAAGGgagggtgggtggctcagtcaggtgtctgcttttcagcttaggtcatgatcccagggtcttggtatcgagc
It encodes:
- the TESK1 gene encoding dual specificity testis-specific protein kinase 1; the encoded protein is MAGERPPLRGPGPGPGEAPGEGPPGPGSTGGGPGRGRPSSYRALRSAVSSLARVDDFHCAEKIGAGFFSEVYKVRHRQSGQVMVLKMNRLPSNRGNTLREVQLMNRLRHPNILRFMGVCVHQGQLHALTEYMNGGTLEQLLSSPEPLSWPVRLRLALDIARGLRYLHAKGVFHRDLTSKNCLIRREDRGFTAVVGDFGLAEKIPVYREGARKEPLAVVGSPYWMAPEVLRGELYDEKADVFAFGIVLCELIARVPADPDYLPRTEDFGLDVPAFRTLVGDDCPLPFLLLAIHCCSMEPSTRAPFTEITQHLEWILEQLPEPAPLTRASLTHNQRSVSRGGPSATLPRPDPRLSRSRSDLFLPPSPDSPPSWGDNLTRVNPFSLREDLRGGKIKLLDTPSKPVTPLPLVPPSPLPSSQLPLVTTPETLIQPGTPARRCRSLPSSPELPRRMETALPGPGPPSMGPSSEERMECEGSSPEPEPPGPAPQLPLAVATDNFISTCSSASQPWSPRSGPALNNNPPAVVVNSPQGWAGEPWNRAQHSLPRAAALERTEPSPPPSAPRESDEGLPCPGCCLGPFSFGFLSMCPRPTPAVARYRNLNCEAGSLLCHRGHHAKPPTPGLQLPGARS